The genomic stretch acttttttgtaactAAGGCGAATAGGTTGTTCATCCTTGAATTGGACAACTCAACATTTTTAGTCTCGCTacaattgttgattttttttttattttatagaatacatgtacatgtaacaaccCCTTCATAATCCAGGAAACGCCAGGCGGGCTTCATCTggtccctaaataaaaaaaaatatactagttgtgtgaaaatggacgtcaaactaaactaaaatttaaaaaaatcataaacaaaataacaaaggccagagtctcctgacttcagacaggcgcaaaaatgcggcggggcaTAAACAtgctttgtgagatctcaaccctcctgcTATACAACTATAGAATAAgaatgtagaataaataaacacacagcaatatgcacagaaaaactcagtttaaaagaaatcctagtccgatgtcagaataggtaacaaaagaaactacgcaaaatgaaaattattcataaattaaagaactactagcagtaactgacatgccagctccagacccaaTTAAACCGATCGAAAgataatatagatataagaagatgtggtatgagtgccaatgcgaaaactctctatccaagtcacaatttgtaaaagtaaactattataggtcaaagtagcATCTTtagcacggagccttggctcacaccgaataacaGGTTATAAAggtacatgaatgccccactcgcaatatcattttctatgtttagtggaccgtgaaattgagggtcagaactctatatttggcattaaaattagaaagatcatataatatggaatatgtgtactgagtttcaaattgatttgactgcaacttcatcaaaaactacctttacaaaaaactttaacctgaagcgaagcAGACGAATCAACGGAAGAACAAACGAACGCAGAGAACGAACAGCATAATGCCCATAtatggaacataaaaaaatagtTGACACCAAATGAAAGTCTGGTAAATCTCAATGAAATCATAATAGGCATATCCAAATAAAGTCCCCTGAGGTCACAAACAAATTCCCTCACTTGCAGATCTTTTTTCGCTACTtctgcaatattgtatttatcgATTATAATAATGTAATAGAAATTGTATGCATGTAAATAAAAACGATCAGGACAAACTTAGAgcaatcctttaaataaacttattttaaaagattAACCACCAATCGTCTCTGTTAAAATATCTTAGAATATTGTTCTCATAGgtataaatgttaattttgttatcagtaattttaaaccatactaaatattattgatatacaCATCAAGGACTACAATCTGTTGATACCTATGaattggcattgcacaaggtcgtgtCTTTCTCTTACTGTTAATAACGTCTTtgcactaaatccattggatgttggatgtgcactgattgatatttttgtcTTAGATCCATGCTTTTTGTATTAGCTTTCATTGGCTATGAACTAGCTGTGAGTAACTGCAAttactttttgtccttttttactGCGGATGACCGTGAAGTCATCttatgagttaagcccttttccactgatttgtatagtttgttcttatgttgtgctgtagcAAAACTGTCAAATTCAGGGGAGGATAGAGCGCTATCAAACATGAAAAACCCCGCCACCTATTGCATGTGCCTGCCCcaactcaggagcatgtagttcagtggttgtcggttgttaatgtctatcatatttgtttttcgtaatgtATGTTGTTaaaaattaggccgttattttctcaattgaactgtttcatatttttcattgcaTGGACTATTGTAGCCGACTAAAccgtatgtttttttctcattgttgaaggttatatggttgcctatatataattgcttacatccactacgtTTGAACTTTGGGGGATAGTAgactcatttgcaatcataccacatctccttattaaaAAGTTGAGAGGGGGGAACTTGTATTTCTTTGGAAAGTTTAAATGTTTTCCTCccaggtcacccagtttgaattggatattttgacattttgctgtgctcttggATTTGTGTGAAGAGCCCCCCAGAGCTCCTGGTCTGTTGGTGAGTAAGCTTTGGATGTCTTTTTGAATATtgcatacggtgatttggtgatgtcttcataccatgcattgtcccattactttatatagacagcttgTCAGTCATCCTGATCTATCAAAATAGCTCTCCTGgccttttgtatagtcagacgagaaacaagatataaactgacttagcttggtatatacatgtatattaaatatactcatataaattctagtcaaattaatattataaaacaacataaaaataacaagctttttttaTGTTCTGCGGCGACGTTAACGGAACACCAATTAAGTAATCGATCTTTAtgactatggcttcaatattAAAAGATCATGTTCTTCTTGTCTTAAGACTTAATACGATTtcaagttggaatagatctacgaagactaaAGAACGGTCATGTAAGGTTTGGCAATTATACATgcccaccgatgtccagatattgttcgAAACATGTTTTGAGATGTTACGATGCTACCGGAGATAGAAACAACTGTTCTTTTTTCAtggaaaattaaactgttacaatatattacagaacacaaaactggctaacattgctgtaaatacaagttaaaaagcTGACATGGTTTACGTTAAAGCTTGAAATCCCAATCCCCCGGcatcaaatgattaaaaaaaacatatacatgtatgacctttaacattggaAGGCTAAATTTGCATTGAGCCGTGGTTAGGtcctaaatagaaaataaagagatatggagtaaatgtacacgggacaaaatcgcacacaatacatagaaaaaatacaaattattaatgaacagggcttttattcctgttcttcatcttgaaagtagctggagggtcttcaacgaggaacCAGACCATTCATACCCATTATACAATAGCCAcataggttagtgcatcggactacaaaaacaaaggttcctggttcaatCCCCGATTCGGGGAGaaaatttccaatccactataaatttatatgtttaaactaacaatagccacacacttgactATGTGGATtacaatggttttttttctttatcctACATATGTGTTTTGATATTGTTcctacatgtaaatactaaaagtcttacactgtatctatatattttgctccgagaccagaatataataaaaaaaataaaacaaaacttgcgctttagattaagaaagggtcCGAAAGAAACGTTTAGAATGCAAGATTTTGCGTCATTTTGTCCAGTTCTGGGGTCCTTGAGACCTACCCTCGCCAAATATATAGTTTGCTCTATCTGTACTAGAGGCTAGTTACCAGGTTACGGTTTTATCTTATCATCTTAGATCaacctctccaaacttaaaagATCACGCACCATTATTGTTTAGATTGATTAATACTTTTGCATCTGTCGATATTTTATTCGATTAAAAtaatattgatctgacaaccgctgtgcatgtatactttaacgatcgggctagtttttttttgtcagattAAATAGTAGTTACCTCCCTTGTTTGTGTGATGTTGTCatcaatctatttatttgtaccatctttatataatattatattgtacaatttaaatttgtgattcgttcaatatttaaatataataatgtattctttatcaaagatataaacaaggtaatttgaaagtctttTATTACTTTATCACCGTAGTTCATGCGGTCTATTTTGTCTACATTGTGTTGAAAGAACACCGCTGTGGTTATATTggcaatatttactatcaatgactgtgaaacaagaaaagaaaacattttacattataaatcgagaaataattaaaactaaATACCAAACTCTTCTTTGgtaaaatcaaaaacgaaaaacggaaacacttttgattttcattttggttttagaaaatcaaaaaacaaaaaatgaaaacactttcgttttctgtatttgttttagagaaatcaaaaatgaaataccAAAACACTTTTGAGTTTCATTTTGGTTTTctagaaatcaaaaacgaaaaatgaaaacactctcgttttttgttttttgtttttgatgtttcaaaatgaaaaacaaatggacGCAAATATACACGGACCATGATAACACTATGAACTAAAAAgtctattaaaattttatttattttcagaatgTCACTTAAAACTATATCAGCTGTGAACTCTATGAGTTATGAAGATTTCATTTCTACATTTGGTAATGTGATAGATCACTGCTCCTTATGTGCTGCAGCAGTATGGAGAGATCGTCCCTTCTCTGACGTCAACAGTCTTCACAAGTCTTTCTGTCAGTTTGCTGATCAACTTTCTACTGGGGGTATGTATTACCTGTAAAAGAGgatcaaaagataccagagggacatccaaacttatagatcgaaaaataaaatgacaataccatGGATATTTAAAAATaggaaaagaaaaacagacaaatgatagtacacaagacacaacatcatgaacatagtaaactaaagactaagcaacacgaaccccaccggaaactggggtaatctcaggtgctcaggaagggtaagcagatcctgctccacatgtggcacctgtcatgttgctcatgttattatgTTGGAATATCAAGTGTCCTATTGAAGGGTATGTTAATCCTGTGAATctcattaataaatatttaccTGGTTATCTCCCATAATTATCTGATTATCTGCCTTTATTTACCTGATTATCTCTTTTATTTACCTGATTATCTCCTTTAATTACTAATAATGCCTGCTCTCACTCAGACTTGTTATGTCTACAGGGCGACTGAACAGGGTGATATATGCATAGGGAAGGACAATGAAACTAGTTATCTTCCTTAGTTACCTGCTTATCTCCCTTAGCATAATATAGCATTATACATGAATGCACCCAAACCAAAGATAATATttgttatcgctattttgtgcattatTCCTTTGATctgtttttgtgataatttttcatatcatgctactcgcttgagatggaaaattatcactataaactaaggaggcacgtggcgttgctaatgaaattgacatgaaattgacaaggTCATCAtaagtaaaatagcgataaacagattatcattggtcatctcaactcgatggCGTTTCTCGCTTTCGTTGTACCGGCTCAGGCAAGAAACTCAATCTTGTTCAgatgatcaacaataatctataaataaaagtgatttttactatgttgtattttgtatactgttgtttgtcttatggtctttttctattttttatgccatggaattgtcagtttatttctcacatgagtttgaatgtccttttggtatcttccaCACTATAACACTATAAAAGAGCATTCATCCAGTTTTGTGAAAGATAAAGACTGCAGGTGATTGCGTTTCACAAGACACCAAGGAATGTAGCCTAACCAAACAAGCTGCATActtttaatgcaaatatttaggCTAAATAATTCAGTgtctatattaataaaaaaagggATTTCCATTAGCCAACATGAtgtaaaaacaatgaataaaCTTTGTGGGACAATAGATGTTGTTTAAAAAATACAACATTCTaagcccttttgttttccacataattagtATTACCAATAAGTAGCAAGTTCCAGGTTGAGTCCGATACCAATATCATACATCACAGCTATAAATTCCATTCAAACCATAGTTATTAAGGCTTTAGTACCATATCTCCTTTCTTCTCTGAATTGACTGACAGATATGTCATTGCTATTTAAGATGaacaaaatcataatttttaattctaaatatttttttcaggaaaagaAGGCATTTTAAGACTACTTCCAGACTTGGCAGGAAGACTGGCCATGTCCGATGGACTGAGCAAAGAATCGACCAAGGAACACCAAAGTGCAGGTCTAAATACACTTACTgaacaagaaaaacaaaacatgcatcatttaaatcaacaatataaacaaaagttTGGGTTCCCTTTTGTCATATGTGCTCGAGAAAACAAGAAGGAAGCCATTTTGACTGGGCTTGAGAATAGATTGAAGAATTTTGGTGAAACTGAGGCAGTAACAGGGATGGAGGAAGTTAAAAAGATCTGTAGACTGAGACTTTTAGATATTGTGGGCTCTTCCTCAAAGCTGTGATATATATAGTGTATT from Mytilus edulis chromosome 7, xbMytEdul2.2, whole genome shotgun sequence encodes the following:
- the LOC139482187 gene encoding 2-oxo-4-hydroxy-4-carboxy-5-ureidoimidazoline decarboxylase-like, encoding MSLKTISAVNSMSYEDFISTFGNVIDHCSLCAAAVWRDRPFSDVNSLHKSFCQFADQLSTGGKEGILRLLPDLAGRLAMSDGLSKESTKEHQSAGLNTLTEQEKQNMHHLNQQYKQKFGFPFVICARENKKEAILTGLENRLKNFGETEAVTGMEEVKKICRLRLLDIVGSSSKL